In one window of Fictibacillus phosphorivorans DNA:
- a CDS encoding FMN-dependent NADH-azoreductase, which translates to MKVLYINSNPKPMDQSFGLRLGRHFLNELSNQNENVEIETVNLYEENIPFIDADVLDAWGKLAAGQELSPSQVEKTSRMGEILDQFLSADMYVFNTPMWNLSYPPMLKAYIDNVVMAGKTFKYTENGPAGLLGGKTAVHVQSRGGVYSEGPAQAFEFTNGYLQGVMAFIGITDYHHVFTEGMAAAPDRAEEILADARERATELAKELVTAKRNA; encoded by the coding sequence ATGAAAGTACTTTACATTAACTCTAACCCAAAACCAATGGATCAATCGTTCGGACTTCGCCTAGGACGTCACTTTTTAAACGAACTTTCTAATCAAAACGAAAACGTAGAAATTGAAACAGTAAATCTTTATGAAGAGAACATTCCATTCATCGATGCAGATGTTCTAGATGCTTGGGGCAAATTAGCTGCAGGACAAGAGCTTTCTCCATCGCAAGTTGAAAAAACGAGCCGTATGGGCGAAATTTTAGATCAATTCCTTTCAGCAGATATGTATGTTTTTAACACACCAATGTGGAACTTGAGCTATCCTCCAATGCTTAAAGCTTATATCGATAATGTCGTGATGGCAGGTAAGACGTTTAAATACACAGAAAACGGTCCAGCTGGATTATTAGGTGGGAAGACTGCTGTTCACGTTCAATCTCGTGGTGGTGTATATTCTGAAGGTCCTGCTCAAGCTTTTGAGTTCACGAATGGATACCTTCAAGGTGTGATGGCATTCATCGGAATTACTGATTATCATCATGTATTTACAGAAGGTATGGCAGCAGCTCCAGACCGAGCAGAAGAAATTTTGGCTGATGCAAGAGAGCGAGCAACAGAATTAGCTAAGGAATTAGTAACAGCGAAGCGCAATGCATAA
- a CDS encoding MFS transporter, whose product MIKANRYFHFLWSGQTLGNLGDILYIICLITLVYNETGSVLHMALIPFAKTMSLLVSGFIAPLFIEKYKRTSLLSHTLILKTALLLCLCLLVLYGLHTAITFTLLYVLIVIISFLEGLGNPARRSLVPDLVESAELVKANSFISIANQTSMLLSWPLGSVFLVIWGEQNMLWVTFGLFVVATILTTQIKVNETENVPKQESKWKAMKEGWQLIFSSKKLTTLTVMDVLENFGHGVWIAAILYVYVETAIGKGEAWWGYINASFFAGMMIAGLVVYRFSKKMESHLGFVIMASTVCLMLLNVWFGLTSSAWIALFVSFIFGFPQMARDVSQNTLIQESYRDKQLAKVYASHGTLVYGTFGIATLLLGWFAEEFGVRETYVLVCFLFLVSFSIAFMNRKVLHSDQTRVSLEQDLV is encoded by the coding sequence ATGATTAAAGCTAATCGCTATTTTCATTTTTTGTGGAGTGGACAGACGCTTGGGAATTTAGGAGATATTCTCTATATTATTTGTTTGATTACACTTGTATATAATGAAACGGGATCTGTTCTCCACATGGCTCTTATTCCATTTGCGAAGACGATGTCATTACTCGTATCAGGTTTTATTGCCCCTCTATTCATCGAAAAGTACAAGCGCACCAGTTTATTGAGCCATACACTCATCCTCAAAACAGCCTTGTTGCTCTGTTTATGTTTATTGGTCTTATATGGCTTACATACCGCTATAACGTTTACCCTTTTATATGTATTGATCGTGATCATCTCTTTTCTCGAGGGTCTCGGAAACCCTGCACGAAGATCGTTAGTTCCTGATCTTGTAGAAAGCGCTGAGCTTGTAAAAGCAAATAGTTTCATTAGTATTGCCAACCAGACTTCTATGCTCTTATCCTGGCCGCTTGGCAGTGTGTTTTTAGTAATATGGGGTGAACAAAACATGCTATGGGTCACTTTTGGCTTATTTGTCGTTGCTACAATTCTTACAACACAAATTAAGGTTAATGAAACCGAGAACGTTCCGAAGCAAGAATCAAAATGGAAAGCGATGAAAGAAGGATGGCAACTGATCTTTTCATCGAAAAAACTAACCACTTTAACGGTTATGGATGTGCTAGAAAACTTCGGTCATGGGGTCTGGATTGCAGCAATCCTTTACGTCTATGTTGAAACCGCGATAGGAAAAGGAGAAGCTTGGTGGGGTTACATCAATGCGTCTTTTTTTGCAGGAATGATGATAGCAGGCCTCGTAGTATATCGGTTCTCTAAAAAAATGGAATCACATCTGGGCTTTGTCATTATGGCATCAACCGTTTGTTTGATGTTGCTTAACGTTTGGTTCGGCTTGACTTCATCAGCCTGGATTGCCTTATTTGTGTCATTCATCTTTGGGTTTCCACAGATGGCGAGAGATGTTTCACAAAATACGTTGATTCAAGAATCCTATAGAGATAAACAGCTAGCTAAAGTGTATGCATCTCATGGAACACTCGTATATGGGACATTTGGAATAGCGACATTATTACTTGGTTGGTTCGCAGAAGAATTCGGAGTCCGGGAGACATATGTATTAGTATGTTTTCTGTTTCTGGTTTCTTTTTCGATCGCATTCATGAATCGTAAAGTCCTACATTCTGACCAGACAAGAGTCTCTTTAGAACAAGATCTTGTATAG
- a CDS encoding phosphatase PAP2 family protein → MDHQIPFAEIFIVPYILWYAFIFLMFVYFCVYDRAIYYRTLLSFCVGMLVCYVIYFFFQTTVPRPELVEGGILTKMVQYVYGADQPFNCFPSIHVLSSYLMILGIRHSKMWTIKKDIIVSTIAYSIILSTLFVKQHVVLDVVAGILLSSLLFKLFYYLEAESVFSFFKRMFKTKLQSTEKS, encoded by the coding sequence GTGGATCACCAAATCCCATTTGCGGAAATTTTTATTGTACCTTATATCCTTTGGTATGCTTTTATTTTTCTAATGTTTGTTTACTTTTGTGTTTATGACAGAGCCATTTATTATCGAACTTTACTAAGTTTTTGTGTGGGAATGCTGGTATGTTATGTGATTTACTTCTTTTTTCAAACCACTGTTCCTCGTCCCGAATTAGTTGAAGGTGGCATACTCACCAAGATGGTTCAGTATGTTTATGGTGCTGATCAACCGTTCAACTGTTTTCCAAGTATTCATGTTTTGAGTAGTTATCTTATGATTTTAGGGATTCGTCATAGTAAGATGTGGACGATCAAAAAAGATATCATTGTTTCAACGATCGCTTACAGCATTATCCTGTCCACACTTTTCGTTAAACAACATGTTGTATTGGACGTAGTTGCTGGAATTTTATTAAGCAGTCTGCTTTTCAAATTGTTTTATTATCTTGAGGCGGAATCGGTATTCAGCTTTTTCAAACGAATGTTTAAAACAAAACTTCAAAGCACAGAAAAAAGTTAA
- a CDS encoding DJ-1/PfpI family protein translates to MKKKVLVYLYPQFREVEVMTTLSIIGKKYEVLPFSLLPGTVTSECGLLMQPTIKMKNISPIDYEMLIIPGGKQAFTQGNPRLLHLLQVFNRENIKIAAIGNGAVILGRAGILNGRSYTVSLREDEFAKTNSWLNGTYQSKQIVEDKNLLTAKSHAYIDFGLTIGDRLQCFDGLEEYNFYKGTSSF, encoded by the coding sequence ATGAAAAAGAAAGTACTTGTCTATTTGTATCCACAATTTAGAGAAGTTGAAGTAATGACGACTTTATCTATTATCGGTAAGAAATATGAAGTGCTGCCTTTCTCTCTGTTGCCAGGAACTGTTACTAGTGAATGTGGCTTACTGATGCAGCCTACGATCAAGATGAAGAATATCAGTCCTATTGATTATGAGATGCTCATTATTCCTGGTGGAAAACAAGCATTCACACAAGGAAATCCAAGGCTTTTGCATCTGTTGCAAGTGTTCAACAGAGAAAATATTAAAATTGCAGCTATTGGAAACGGAGCAGTGATTTTAGGACGAGCGGGTATATTGAATGGCAGATCATATACAGTTTCTTTACGTGAAGATGAGTTTGCTAAAACAAACAGTTGGTTGAATGGAACGTATCAATCCAAACAGATCGTGGAAGATAAGAATTTGTTAACAGCAAAGAGCCATGCGTATATTGATTTTGGTTTAACAATCGGGGACCGTTTGCAATGTTTTGACGGCCTTGAAGAATATAATTTCTATAAAGGTACAAGTTCCTTTTAA